The following are encoded together in the Nocardioides thalensis genome:
- a CDS encoding phosphopantetheine-binding protein yields the protein MPNRSRAQEIVAQFLDRIDKDVDPTTVTDETSLWGEGLGLDSLEAAELSTMLEDELGSDPFSTSDVLPETIGDVLAYYGPADEAASV from the coding sequence GTGCCGAACCGCTCGCGCGCCCAGGAGATCGTCGCGCAGTTCCTCGACCGGATCGACAAGGACGTCGACCCCACGACCGTGACCGACGAGACCAGCCTCTGGGGTGAGGGTCTCGGCCTCGACTCGCTCGAGGCGGCCGAGCTCTCCACGATGCTGGAGGACGAGCTGGGGTCCGACCCGTTCTCGACCTCCGACGTCCTGCCGGAGACCATCGGCGACGTGCTCGCCTACTACGGCCCCGCTGACGAGGCCGCTTCCGTCTGA
- a CDS encoding class I adenylate-forming enzyme family protein, producing MIRLLERAAQARPGQLALLPHRLTYGDLLADAQRVAAAFDARSITRVAIVEADAAWVFRLLAGAALAGVESCQYQPDTPVPKLATYLDALEHDVVVTSRPDLVPGLSGFLGGGTDRLPGVTVVRPQALLSSAPKPRAEDDDEALRPQPLLIRTTGTTGAPKAARHDWEVLARAVAQVEPRPEQRWLLAYGAHQFAGIQVLLHTLAAQATLVAPFPRQPRDGLQAITEHGVTCVSATPTYWRFLLAEARAGDVELPALEQITLGGEASPPDLLAELRERFPDARISQVYASTELGSITSVRDDRPGLDAASLFGPDNPDANLRVIDGELWVRPATEMQGYAGADEAESRTWAGEWRPTGDLVEVDGDRVLFRGRTSEVINVGGVKVHPLPVEQRVLALDGVAAARVFGRANRLTGSIVAVEVVPADGATLDEETLRRTVKDAVSDLPRAWHPRSIAIVDELATQGGKTVRRHDG from the coding sequence ATGATCCGGCTGCTGGAACGGGCGGCCCAGGCTCGCCCGGGCCAGCTGGCGCTGCTCCCGCACCGCTTGACGTACGGCGACCTGCTCGCCGACGCCCAGCGGGTCGCGGCGGCGTTCGACGCCCGTAGCATCACCCGGGTCGCGATCGTCGAGGCCGACGCCGCCTGGGTCTTCAGGCTGCTCGCCGGTGCCGCACTGGCGGGCGTCGAGTCGTGCCAGTACCAGCCCGACACCCCGGTGCCGAAGCTGGCGACCTATCTCGACGCGCTCGAGCACGACGTCGTCGTGACCTCGCGACCGGACCTGGTCCCGGGGCTGTCCGGCTTCCTCGGCGGCGGCACCGACCGGCTGCCGGGCGTGACGGTCGTGCGACCACAGGCACTGCTGTCGAGCGCGCCGAAGCCGCGCGCGGAGGACGACGACGAAGCGCTTCGCCCCCAGCCGCTGCTGATCCGCACCACCGGCACCACCGGCGCCCCGAAGGCGGCCCGCCACGACTGGGAGGTGCTAGCCCGCGCCGTCGCACAGGTCGAGCCGCGCCCCGAGCAGCGGTGGCTCCTCGCCTACGGCGCCCACCAGTTCGCCGGCATCCAGGTGCTGCTGCACACCCTGGCCGCGCAGGCCACGCTGGTGGCGCCGTTCCCGCGCCAGCCCCGCGACGGCCTCCAGGCCATCACCGAGCACGGCGTGACCTGCGTCAGCGCGACGCCGACCTACTGGCGGTTCCTGCTGGCCGAGGCGCGCGCGGGCGACGTGGAGCTGCCCGCCCTCGAGCAGATCACCCTCGGCGGCGAGGCGAGCCCGCCCGACCTGCTGGCCGAGCTGCGCGAGAGGTTCCCCGACGCCCGGATCTCGCAGGTCTACGCCTCGACCGAGCTGGGGTCGATCACGTCGGTGCGCGACGACCGGCCCGGCCTCGACGCCGCGTCGCTCTTCGGCCCCGACAACCCCGACGCCAACCTGCGGGTCATCGACGGGGAGCTCTGGGTGCGCCCGGCCACCGAGATGCAGGGGTACGCCGGAGCGGACGAGGCCGAGTCGCGCACCTGGGCCGGAGAGTGGCGGCCGACCGGCGACCTGGTCGAGGTCGACGGTGATCGCGTGCTGTTCCGCGGGCGCACGTCCGAGGTCATCAACGTCGGCGGCGTGAAGGTCCACCCGCTCCCGGTCGAGCAGCGGGTGCTCGCGCTCGACGGCGTGGCCGCCGCACGGGTCTTCGGCCGCGCCAACCGGCTCACCGGCTCGATCGTCGCGGTCGAGGTGGTGCCGGCCGACGGCGCGACCCTCGACGAGGAGACGCTGCGCCGTACGGTCAAGGACGCGGTGAGCGACCTGCCCCGCGCCTGGCACCCCCGGAGCATCGCGATCGTCGACGAGCTGGCCACCCAGGGCGGCAAGACCGTCCGACGCCACGACGGCTAG
- the gmd gene encoding GDP-mannose 4,6-dehydratase: MKRAFITGITGQDGSYLAELLLSKGYQVHGLVRRASTLNRSRIDHLHQNPDLHLHYGDLTDGVSLVNLIHAIEPHEVYNLGAQSHVKVSFEMPEYTASTDAVGTLRLLEAIRASGLDCRFYQASTSEMFGATPPPQAEDTAFYPRSPYGAAKLYSHWVTVNYREAYDLFAVSGILFNHESPRRGESFVTRKITLGVASIKLGITDTLTLGNLDAVRDWGYAPEYVEGMWRMLQHDEPGDYVLATGIGTTVREFCEAAFAHAGLDWQDHVRLDAKYERPTEVDALIGDATKAREVIGWEATTDAKGLAQIMVDADLEQLGRLVENKRGERQIP; this comes from the coding sequence GTGAAGCGCGCGTTCATCACCGGCATCACCGGCCAGGACGGCTCCTACCTCGCCGAGCTGCTGCTGTCGAAGGGCTACCAGGTCCACGGCCTGGTGCGGCGGGCGTCGACCCTGAACCGCAGCCGGATCGACCACCTGCACCAGAACCCCGACCTGCACCTCCACTACGGCGACCTCACCGACGGCGTCAGCCTGGTGAACCTGATCCACGCGATCGAGCCGCACGAGGTCTACAACCTCGGCGCGCAGAGCCACGTCAAGGTGTCGTTCGAGATGCCGGAGTACACCGCGTCCACCGACGCCGTGGGCACGCTGCGGCTGCTGGAGGCGATCCGCGCGTCCGGCCTCGACTGCCGCTTCTACCAGGCGTCCACCTCGGAGATGTTCGGCGCGACGCCGCCTCCGCAGGCCGAGGACACGGCGTTCTACCCGCGCTCGCCGTACGGCGCCGCGAAGCTCTACTCGCACTGGGTCACCGTCAACTACCGCGAGGCCTACGACCTGTTCGCGGTCTCGGGGATCCTTTTCAACCACGAGTCGCCGCGGCGCGGCGAGAGCTTCGTGACCCGCAAGATCACCCTCGGGGTCGCGTCGATCAAGCTCGGCATCACCGACACGCTGACGCTGGGCAACCTCGACGCGGTGCGCGACTGGGGCTACGCGCCGGAGTACGTCGAGGGCATGTGGCGGATGCTGCAGCACGACGAGCCCGGCGACTACGTGCTCGCGACGGGCATCGGCACGACCGTGCGCGAGTTCTGCGAGGCCGCGTTCGCCCACGCCGGCCTCGACTGGCAGGACCACGTCCGGCTCGACGCGAAGTACGAGCGGCCCACCGAGGTCGACGCCCTCATCGGCGACGCCACCAAGGCCCGCGAGGTCATCGGCTGGGAGGCCACGACCGACGCCAAGGGACTCGCCCAGATCATGGTCGACGCCGACCTCGAGCAGCTCGGCCGCCTCG